From Tripterygium wilfordii isolate XIE 37 chromosome 13, ASM1340144v1, whole genome shotgun sequence, the proteins below share one genomic window:
- the LOC120013910 gene encoding DNA-(apurinic or apyrimidinic site) endonuclease, chloroplastic-like isoform X4 encodes MNRVLQLGLKNFIPVSSSFAAIPGSFRRATLVSLRVSGMGSKRLLSDSTAPQSASMEDKKEKRLKGLMGTGDNIESVLGKKLVDIQRIREDPARIEAMTVQELRSTLRSIGVPAKGCKRDLVSALKCFLDKEMDGEGSPVAEVQASSICVEKTTLKEQAKNLANDHVQEIDIISDVSLFQQSKRSVKRSPSGHKTAQVDGNVVKKKQKLTINKDEASDDCEVLPIDRVEPWTILAHKKPQKGWIAYNPGSMRPPPLSGDAKFVKLMSWNVNGIRALLKLEGFSALQLAQRENFDILCLQETKLQEKDVESIKHCLIDGYDNSYWTCSISKLGYSGTAIISRVKPLSVTYGLGMPDHDSEGRLVTAEFDSFFLLCAYVPNSGDGLRRLSYRTTQWDLSLSEYMKELEKSKPVILTGDLNCAHEEIDIYNPAGNRRSAGFTDEERRSFATNFLSRGFADTFRRQHPDVVGYTYWGFRHGGRKTNKGWRLDYFLVSESIADNVHDSYILPDVAGSDHCPIGLILKL; translated from the exons ATGAATCGAGTACTTCAATTAGGGTTGAAGAACTTCATTCCTGTTTCGAG TAGTTTTGCAGCAATTCCAGGAAGTTTTAGAAGAGCAACGTTGGTTTCTTTGAGAGTGAGTGGAATGGGATCTAAGAGACTCCTTTCGGATTCAACAGCACCACAATCGGCTTCTATGGAAGACAAGAAAGAGAAGAGGTTGAAAGGATTGATGGGTACCGGCGACAATATA GAAAGTGTGTTGGGCAAAAAATTGGTTGACATTCAGAGAATCAGAGAAGATCCGGCAAGGATAGAGGCAATGACTGTTCAAGAACTTAGGAGTACATTGAG GAGTATTGGAGTTCCTGCTAAAGGTTGCAAACGTGATCTTGTGTCTGCTTTAAAGTGTTTTCTGGACAAAGAGATGGATG GTGAAGGTTCACCAGTAGCAGAGGTGCAAGCATCCTCCATTTGTGTGGAGAAAACAACACTCAAAGAGCAGGCTAAGAATTTAGCTAATGACCATGTTCAAGAGATCGATATTATTTCGGATGTTTCATTATTTCAACAGTCCAAAAGAAGTGTGAAACGATCTCCTTCTGGTCATAAGACTGCCCAAGTTGATGGTAATGTTGtcaagaagaaacaaaagctgacaattaacaaagatgAGGCTTCAG ATGATTGTGAAGTTCTTCCCATTGATCGAGTTGAACCATGGACGATTCTTGCCCACAAGAAACCTCAGAAAGGGTGGATTGCATATAATCCTGGAAGCATGAGGCCTCCACCTCTTAGTGGGGATGCAAAGTTCGTGAAGCTTATGTCATGGAATGTCAATGGGATAAGAGCATTACTGAAGTTAGAGGGATTCTCTGCGCTTCAACTTGCCCAAAGGGAAAATTTTGATATCTTGTGCTTGCAGGAGACCAAATTGCAG GAGAAGGATGTTGAATCAATTAAACATTGTCTCATTGATGGGTACGACAACAGCTACTGGACATGTAGCATTTCCAAGCTCGGCTATTCTGGCACAGCAATCATCTCTCGA GTAAAGCCACTTTCAGTCACGTATGGCCTAGGCATGCCAGATCATGATAGTGAGGGGCGGCTTGTGACAGCAgagtttgattcattttttttgttgtgcgcATATGTTCCTAATTCTGGAGATGGCTTGAGAAGATTG TCATACAGGACAACACAATGGGATCTATCTCTCAGTGAGTACATGAAA GAGCTGGAAAAGTCTAAACCTGTCATTTTGACTGGGGATCTTAATTGTGCTCATGAGgagatagatatatataatcCCGCT GGAAATCGACGAAGTGCAGGGTTTACAGATGAAGAAAGGCGATCATTTGCTACAAACTTCTTATCGAGGGGATTTGCGGATACGTTTAGGAGACAGCATCCTGATGTTGTTGGCTATACCTATTGGGGTTTTCGACATGGTGGTCGTAAAACCAATAAAG GTTGGCGGCTTGACTACTTCCTTGTGTCAGAGTCCATAGCTGACAATGTTCATGACTCGTACATTCTTCCTGACGTAGCCGGTAGTGATCATTGTCCTATCGGCCTTATTCTCAAGCTTTAG
- the LOC120013910 gene encoding DNA-(apurinic or apyrimidinic site) endonuclease, chloroplastic-like isoform X3 yields the protein MNRVLQLGLKNFIPVSSSFAAIPGSFRRATLVSLRVSGMGSKRLLSDSTAPQSASMEDKKEKRLKGLMGTGDNIESVLGKKLVDIQRIREDPARIEAMTVQELRSTLRSIGVPAKGCKRDLVSALKCFLDKEMDGEGSPVAEVQASSICVEKTTLKEQAKNLANDHVQEIDIISDVSLFQQSKRSVKRSPSGHKTAQVDGNVVKKKQKLTINKDEASGRKASPESKKVSSDIFVENGEDDCEVLPIDRVEPWTILAHKKPQKGWIAYNPGSMRPPPLSGDAKFVKLMSWNVNGIRALLKLEGFSALQLAQRENFDILCLQETKLQEKDVESIKHCLIDGYDNSYWTCSISKLGYSGTAIISRVKPLSVTYGLGMPDHDSEGRLVTAEFDSFFLLCAYVPNSGDGLRRLELEKSKPVILTGDLNCAHEEIDIYNPAGNRRSAGFTDEERRSFATNFLSRGFADTFRRQHPDVVGYTYWGFRHGGRKTNKGWRLDYFLVSESIADNVHDSYILPDVAGSDHCPIGLILKL from the exons ATGAATCGAGTACTTCAATTAGGGTTGAAGAACTTCATTCCTGTTTCGAG TAGTTTTGCAGCAATTCCAGGAAGTTTTAGAAGAGCAACGTTGGTTTCTTTGAGAGTGAGTGGAATGGGATCTAAGAGACTCCTTTCGGATTCAACAGCACCACAATCGGCTTCTATGGAAGACAAGAAAGAGAAGAGGTTGAAAGGATTGATGGGTACCGGCGACAATATA GAAAGTGTGTTGGGCAAAAAATTGGTTGACATTCAGAGAATCAGAGAAGATCCGGCAAGGATAGAGGCAATGACTGTTCAAGAACTTAGGAGTACATTGAG GAGTATTGGAGTTCCTGCTAAAGGTTGCAAACGTGATCTTGTGTCTGCTTTAAAGTGTTTTCTGGACAAAGAGATGGATG GTGAAGGTTCACCAGTAGCAGAGGTGCAAGCATCCTCCATTTGTGTGGAGAAAACAACACTCAAAGAGCAGGCTAAGAATTTAGCTAATGACCATGTTCAAGAGATCGATATTATTTCGGATGTTTCATTATTTCAACAGTCCAAAAGAAGTGTGAAACGATCTCCTTCTGGTCATAAGACTGCCCAAGTTGATGGTAATGTTGtcaagaagaaacaaaagctgacaattaacaaagatgAGGCTTCAG GCAGGAAGGCCTCTCCGGAAAGCAAAAAAGTATCATCTGATATTTTTGTCGAAAATGGTGAGGATGATTGTGAAGTTCTTCCCATTGATCGAGTTGAACCATGGACGATTCTTGCCCACAAGAAACCTCAGAAAGGGTGGATTGCATATAATCCTGGAAGCATGAGGCCTCCACCTCTTAGTGGGGATGCAAAGTTCGTGAAGCTTATGTCATGGAATGTCAATGGGATAAGAGCATTACTGAAGTTAGAGGGATTCTCTGCGCTTCAACTTGCCCAAAGGGAAAATTTTGATATCTTGTGCTTGCAGGAGACCAAATTGCAG GAGAAGGATGTTGAATCAATTAAACATTGTCTCATTGATGGGTACGACAACAGCTACTGGACATGTAGCATTTCCAAGCTCGGCTATTCTGGCACAGCAATCATCTCTCGA GTAAAGCCACTTTCAGTCACGTATGGCCTAGGCATGCCAGATCATGATAGTGAGGGGCGGCTTGTGACAGCAgagtttgattcattttttttgttgtgcgcATATGTTCCTAATTCTGGAGATGGCTTGAGAAGATTG GAGCTGGAAAAGTCTAAACCTGTCATTTTGACTGGGGATCTTAATTGTGCTCATGAGgagatagatatatataatcCCGCT GGAAATCGACGAAGTGCAGGGTTTACAGATGAAGAAAGGCGATCATTTGCTACAAACTTCTTATCGAGGGGATTTGCGGATACGTTTAGGAGACAGCATCCTGATGTTGTTGGCTATACCTATTGGGGTTTTCGACATGGTGGTCGTAAAACCAATAAAG GTTGGCGGCTTGACTACTTCCTTGTGTCAGAGTCCATAGCTGACAATGTTCATGACTCGTACATTCTTCCTGACGTAGCCGGTAGTGATCATTGTCCTATCGGCCTTATTCTCAAGCTTTAG
- the LOC120013910 gene encoding DNA-(apurinic or apyrimidinic site) endonuclease, chloroplastic-like isoform X2 — MNRVLQLGLKNFIPVSSSFAAIPGSFRRATLVSLRVSGMGSKRLLSDSTAPQSASMEDKKEKRLKGLMGTGDNIRIREDPARIEAMTVQELRSTLRSIGVPAKGCKRDLVSALKCFLDKEMDGEGSPVAEVQASSICVEKTTLKEQAKNLANDHVQEIDIISDVSLFQQSKRSVKRSPSGHKTAQVDGNVVKKKQKLTINKDEASGRKASPESKKVSSDIFVENGEDDCEVLPIDRVEPWTILAHKKPQKGWIAYNPGSMRPPPLSGDAKFVKLMSWNVNGIRALLKLEGFSALQLAQRENFDILCLQETKLQEKDVESIKHCLIDGYDNSYWTCSISKLGYSGTAIISRVKPLSVTYGLGMPDHDSEGRLVTAEFDSFFLLCAYVPNSGDGLRRLSYRTTQWDLSLSEYMKELEKSKPVILTGDLNCAHEEIDIYNPAGNRRSAGFTDEERRSFATNFLSRGFADTFRRQHPDVVGYTYWGFRHGGRKTNKGWRLDYFLVSESIADNVHDSYILPDVAGSDHCPIGLILKL, encoded by the exons ATGAATCGAGTACTTCAATTAGGGTTGAAGAACTTCATTCCTGTTTCGAG TAGTTTTGCAGCAATTCCAGGAAGTTTTAGAAGAGCAACGTTGGTTTCTTTGAGAGTGAGTGGAATGGGATCTAAGAGACTCCTTTCGGATTCAACAGCACCACAATCGGCTTCTATGGAAGACAAGAAAGAGAAGAGGTTGAAAGGATTGATGGGTACCGGCGACAATATA AGAATCAGAGAAGATCCGGCAAGGATAGAGGCAATGACTGTTCAAGAACTTAGGAGTACATTGAG GAGTATTGGAGTTCCTGCTAAAGGTTGCAAACGTGATCTTGTGTCTGCTTTAAAGTGTTTTCTGGACAAAGAGATGGATG GTGAAGGTTCACCAGTAGCAGAGGTGCAAGCATCCTCCATTTGTGTGGAGAAAACAACACTCAAAGAGCAGGCTAAGAATTTAGCTAATGACCATGTTCAAGAGATCGATATTATTTCGGATGTTTCATTATTTCAACAGTCCAAAAGAAGTGTGAAACGATCTCCTTCTGGTCATAAGACTGCCCAAGTTGATGGTAATGTTGtcaagaagaaacaaaagctgacaattaacaaagatgAGGCTTCAG GCAGGAAGGCCTCTCCGGAAAGCAAAAAAGTATCATCTGATATTTTTGTCGAAAATGGTGAGGATGATTGTGAAGTTCTTCCCATTGATCGAGTTGAACCATGGACGATTCTTGCCCACAAGAAACCTCAGAAAGGGTGGATTGCATATAATCCTGGAAGCATGAGGCCTCCACCTCTTAGTGGGGATGCAAAGTTCGTGAAGCTTATGTCATGGAATGTCAATGGGATAAGAGCATTACTGAAGTTAGAGGGATTCTCTGCGCTTCAACTTGCCCAAAGGGAAAATTTTGATATCTTGTGCTTGCAGGAGACCAAATTGCAG GAGAAGGATGTTGAATCAATTAAACATTGTCTCATTGATGGGTACGACAACAGCTACTGGACATGTAGCATTTCCAAGCTCGGCTATTCTGGCACAGCAATCATCTCTCGA GTAAAGCCACTTTCAGTCACGTATGGCCTAGGCATGCCAGATCATGATAGTGAGGGGCGGCTTGTGACAGCAgagtttgattcattttttttgttgtgcgcATATGTTCCTAATTCTGGAGATGGCTTGAGAAGATTG TCATACAGGACAACACAATGGGATCTATCTCTCAGTGAGTACATGAAA GAGCTGGAAAAGTCTAAACCTGTCATTTTGACTGGGGATCTTAATTGTGCTCATGAGgagatagatatatataatcCCGCT GGAAATCGACGAAGTGCAGGGTTTACAGATGAAGAAAGGCGATCATTTGCTACAAACTTCTTATCGAGGGGATTTGCGGATACGTTTAGGAGACAGCATCCTGATGTTGTTGGCTATACCTATTGGGGTTTTCGACATGGTGGTCGTAAAACCAATAAAG GTTGGCGGCTTGACTACTTCCTTGTGTCAGAGTCCATAGCTGACAATGTTCATGACTCGTACATTCTTCCTGACGTAGCCGGTAGTGATCATTGTCCTATCGGCCTTATTCTCAAGCTTTAG
- the LOC120013910 gene encoding DNA-(apurinic or apyrimidinic site) endonuclease, chloroplastic-like isoform X1 → MNRVLQLGLKNFIPVSSSFAAIPGSFRRATLVSLRVSGMGSKRLLSDSTAPQSASMEDKKEKRLKGLMGTGDNIESVLGKKLVDIQRIREDPARIEAMTVQELRSTLRSIGVPAKGCKRDLVSALKCFLDKEMDGEGSPVAEVQASSICVEKTTLKEQAKNLANDHVQEIDIISDVSLFQQSKRSVKRSPSGHKTAQVDGNVVKKKQKLTINKDEASGRKASPESKKVSSDIFVENGEDDCEVLPIDRVEPWTILAHKKPQKGWIAYNPGSMRPPPLSGDAKFVKLMSWNVNGIRALLKLEGFSALQLAQRENFDILCLQETKLQEKDVESIKHCLIDGYDNSYWTCSISKLGYSGTAIISRVKPLSVTYGLGMPDHDSEGRLVTAEFDSFFLLCAYVPNSGDGLRRLSYRTTQWDLSLSEYMKELEKSKPVILTGDLNCAHEEIDIYNPAGNRRSAGFTDEERRSFATNFLSRGFADTFRRQHPDVVGYTYWGFRHGGRKTNKGWRLDYFLVSESIADNVHDSYILPDVAGSDHCPIGLILKL, encoded by the exons ATGAATCGAGTACTTCAATTAGGGTTGAAGAACTTCATTCCTGTTTCGAG TAGTTTTGCAGCAATTCCAGGAAGTTTTAGAAGAGCAACGTTGGTTTCTTTGAGAGTGAGTGGAATGGGATCTAAGAGACTCCTTTCGGATTCAACAGCACCACAATCGGCTTCTATGGAAGACAAGAAAGAGAAGAGGTTGAAAGGATTGATGGGTACCGGCGACAATATA GAAAGTGTGTTGGGCAAAAAATTGGTTGACATTCAGAGAATCAGAGAAGATCCGGCAAGGATAGAGGCAATGACTGTTCAAGAACTTAGGAGTACATTGAG GAGTATTGGAGTTCCTGCTAAAGGTTGCAAACGTGATCTTGTGTCTGCTTTAAAGTGTTTTCTGGACAAAGAGATGGATG GTGAAGGTTCACCAGTAGCAGAGGTGCAAGCATCCTCCATTTGTGTGGAGAAAACAACACTCAAAGAGCAGGCTAAGAATTTAGCTAATGACCATGTTCAAGAGATCGATATTATTTCGGATGTTTCATTATTTCAACAGTCCAAAAGAAGTGTGAAACGATCTCCTTCTGGTCATAAGACTGCCCAAGTTGATGGTAATGTTGtcaagaagaaacaaaagctgacaattaacaaagatgAGGCTTCAG GCAGGAAGGCCTCTCCGGAAAGCAAAAAAGTATCATCTGATATTTTTGTCGAAAATGGTGAGGATGATTGTGAAGTTCTTCCCATTGATCGAGTTGAACCATGGACGATTCTTGCCCACAAGAAACCTCAGAAAGGGTGGATTGCATATAATCCTGGAAGCATGAGGCCTCCACCTCTTAGTGGGGATGCAAAGTTCGTGAAGCTTATGTCATGGAATGTCAATGGGATAAGAGCATTACTGAAGTTAGAGGGATTCTCTGCGCTTCAACTTGCCCAAAGGGAAAATTTTGATATCTTGTGCTTGCAGGAGACCAAATTGCAG GAGAAGGATGTTGAATCAATTAAACATTGTCTCATTGATGGGTACGACAACAGCTACTGGACATGTAGCATTTCCAAGCTCGGCTATTCTGGCACAGCAATCATCTCTCGA GTAAAGCCACTTTCAGTCACGTATGGCCTAGGCATGCCAGATCATGATAGTGAGGGGCGGCTTGTGACAGCAgagtttgattcattttttttgttgtgcgcATATGTTCCTAATTCTGGAGATGGCTTGAGAAGATTG TCATACAGGACAACACAATGGGATCTATCTCTCAGTGAGTACATGAAA GAGCTGGAAAAGTCTAAACCTGTCATTTTGACTGGGGATCTTAATTGTGCTCATGAGgagatagatatatataatcCCGCT GGAAATCGACGAAGTGCAGGGTTTACAGATGAAGAAAGGCGATCATTTGCTACAAACTTCTTATCGAGGGGATTTGCGGATACGTTTAGGAGACAGCATCCTGATGTTGTTGGCTATACCTATTGGGGTTTTCGACATGGTGGTCGTAAAACCAATAAAG GTTGGCGGCTTGACTACTTCCTTGTGTCAGAGTCCATAGCTGACAATGTTCATGACTCGTACATTCTTCCTGACGTAGCCGGTAGTGATCATTGTCCTATCGGCCTTATTCTCAAGCTTTAG
- the LOC120011808 gene encoding putative disease resistance RPP13-like protein 1, with protein sequence MLLSSFNLNVPHEVNKILKKLEDVAGEIDTPVMTEMMKSKRRKITMNRCYTSSLVDESSVVGREKDKEEILKLLLPMNGAREGTVGVISIMGMAGIGKTVLAQIVYNDAEVVEKFDLRMWVSVSINSDVMQVTKSIVESATGEVLMLSNLDPMQLRLCKIIKDKKVLLVLDDMWEESIQNWDVVRLPFRVAAKGSKILVTTRSKFVSSVVATVPAYNLQPLSDEDCWKLIKQMALSNRNCSELENLTMVGRKIAEKCSGLPLSAKTLGSVLSLTLQVKEWDAVLGSEIWDLPQARTHIFPALWLSFDSLPSHLKTCFIYCSVFPCNYDYEKGHLIQLWAAEGFVQAERMRRIDDIGRDYFDDLLARSFFHFSHVNDLGQAIYKMHGLVHKFAQLISTDLCFRLEDEISNLLPVYRHVRHSSWLCKNFKSTTLEVLHKYKGLRTFMVHSIGCQNASIPYYFFAHLPRLRVLNLSSTGISELPESIENLDHLRHLDVSETSIVKLPESVTTLYGLQTLNLSGCNQFLQWPRNMKNLINLQHLYFLDMKHQLSSMPSNFGKLTKIETLSAFIVGKGEGFRISELQNMRSIQGSLWITNLENVGNVKEAKAAILDNKLYLVKLELEWNKAPHASHHHKVQAGILASLRPHNALEELRITNYSGFMFPNWLSDPAFSKLVTLYLRNCRYCGILPSLGQLPVLEVLDIDAMYELVSIDHGFCGSGPSGTIKGFLSLKSLRFHDMPKLETWEGLNAMDMPCLHHLMIEECPLLETIPSLQYLTSLEELEFSQCRDLALPMGPLPDSLKELIINECDFLRDRCRIEEGADWGKIKDIQRIEIDHNEISLLV encoded by the coding sequence ATGCTTCTCTCATCTTTCAATCTTAACGTACCTCATGAAGTGAATAAGATATTGAAGAAGCTTGAAGATGTTGCTGGTGAAATAGACACTCCTGTCATGACTGAAATGATGAAATCTAAGAGGCGTAAAATAACAATGAATCGATGCTATACTAGTTCCTTGGTGGATGAATCATCTGTGGTTGGAAGAGAAAAAGATAAGGAGGAGATCTTGAAGTTGTTGCTGCCCATGAATGGTGCTAGAGAGGGCACTGTTGGTGTTATTTCAATAATGGGTATGGCTGGAATTGGAAAAACCGTATTAGCTCAAATTGTCTACAATGATGCAGAGGTAGTGGAAAAGTTCGATTTGAGAATGTGGGTTTCTGTTTCTATAAATTCTGATGTTATGCAAGTGACAAAGTCCATTGTTGAGTCAGCCACCGGAGAGGTTTTGATGCTATCAAATCTTGACCCGATGCAACTGAggctttgtaaaataatcaaggATAAGAAGGTTTTGTTGGTGTTAGATGACATGTGGGAAGAGAGCATTCAAAATTGGGATGTCGTGAGATTGCCCTTTAGGGTTGCGGCCAAAGGAAGCAAAATTTTGGTGACTACCCGAAGTAAGTTTGTTTCATCTGTTGTTGCCACGGTACCTGCATATAACTTGCAGCCTTTGTCAGATGAAGACTGCTGgaaattgatcaaacaaatggCTCTATCAAATAGGAATTGCAGCGAACTTGAAAATTTAACTATGGTTGGTAGAAAGATAGCTGAAAAATGTAGTGGGTTACCTTTATCAGCCAAGACTCTTGGGAGTGTGTTAAGCTTGACTTTGCAAGTAAAAGAATGGGATGCTGTGTTGGGGAGTGAAATATGGGACTTACCTCAAGCTAGAACTCACATATTTCCTGCCCTTTGGTTGAGTTTTGATTCTCTGCCTTCTCATCTAAAAACATGCTTCATCTATTGTTCTGTTTTTCCATGCAATTACGATTATGAAAAGGGACATTTAATCCAATTATGGGCGGCAGAAGGATTTGTTCAAGCAGAAAGAATGAGAAGAATTGATGACATCGGAAGAGATTACTTTGATGACTTGTTAGCGAGGTCATTCTTCCATTTTTCTCATGTGAATGATCTTGGTCAAGCAATTTATAAAATGCATGGCCTTGTCCATAAGTTTGCTCAACTGATTTCTACAGATTTATGCTTCCGATTGGAGGATGAGATCTCGAACTTGTTACCTGTGTACAGACATGTTCGCCATTCATCTTGGCTATGTAAAAATTTTAAATCCACCACATTGGAGGTTCTCCATAAATATAAGGGATTACGGACATTCATGGTACATAGCATTGGATGCCAAAATGCAAGTATTCCTTACTATTTCTTTGCACACCTGCCACGTTTAAGAGTGTTGAATTTGAGTTCTACTGGTATCTCCGAACTTCCAGAATCTATCGAGAATCTAGATCATCTTCGACACCTTGATGTTTCTGAAACATCTATTGTGAAGTTGCCAGAGTCAGTCACAACTCTATATGGACTGCAAACTCTTAATCTCAGTGGTTGTAATCAGTTTCTTCAATGGCCCCGTAATATGAAGAACTTGATTAACCTTCAACatctttattttttagatatgaAGCATCAGCTGAGTTCAATGCCATCAAATTTTggaaaattaacaaaaattgaGACTCTCTCTGCATTCATTGTGGGAAAAGGTGAAGGATTTCGTATCAGTGAACTTCAGAATATGAGAAGCATTCAGGGATCTCTCTGGATTACGAATTTGGAAAATGTGGGAAATGTGAAAGAGGCCAAGGCTGCAATTTTAGACAACAAACTGTACTTGGTGAAGTTAGAGTTGGAATGGAACAAAGCACCCCATGCCTCTCACCATCACAAGGTTCAAGCAGGAATACTTGCGAGTCTTCGGCCTCATAATGCTCTAGAAGAGCTACGGATTACAAATTATAGTGGTTTCATGTTTCCTAATTGGTTGAGCGATCCAGCATTTTCCAAACTTGTGACTCTTTATTTGCGCAATTGTCGGTATTGTGGAATTCTCCCTTCACTTGGTCAACTGCCAGTACTGGAAGTACTTGACATTGATGCAATGTATGAATTAGTCAGCATTGACCATGGTTTTTGTGGTTCAGGACCTTCTGGTACAATTAAAGGCTTCCTATCATTGAAGTCGTTGAGATTTCATGATATGCCAAAATTGGAGACATGGGAAGGTTTAAATGCCATGGACATGCCTTGTCTTCATCATCTTATGATTGAGGAATGTCCACTCCTGGAAACCATACCTTCACTTCAGTACCTTACTTCCCTTGAAGAATTGGAATTTAGCCAATGCAGGGATCTGGCATTGCCAATGGGACCACTACCTGATTCACTTAAAGAATTGATTATCAACGAATGCGATTTTCTAAGAGATAGATGCAGAATTGAAGAAGGTGCAGATTGGGGTAAAATCAAAGACATTCAAAGGATAGAGATAGATCACAATGAAATTTCACTCCTTGTATAA
- the LOC120012437 gene encoding putative disease resistance RPP13-like protein 1 — MTGFKKEYLQVFGLMMPLEELLITNYSGIMFPDWLGHPSFSKLVILTLRSSRWRKVLPSLGRLPVLEELCIDDMHELKIINHDFCGSAPSGAIQGFPSLTKLRFHDMLEWVTWEGLNAMDMPRLQHLMIEECRQLKTIPSLQYLTSLENLEFSQCPAPLPMQLLLDSLGSLIINE, encoded by the coding sequence ATGACAGGGTTCAAGAAGGAATACTTGCAAGTCTTCGGCCTCATGATGCCCTTAGAAGAGCTATTGATTACAAATTATAGTGGTATCATGTTTCCAGATTGGTTGGGCCATCCATCATTTTCTAAACTTGTGATACTTACTTTGCGCAGCAGTCGGTGGCGTAAAGTTCTCCCTTCACTTGGTCGACTGCCAGTACTGGAAGAACTTTGCATTGATGACATGCATGAATTAAAGATAATTAACCATGACTTTTGTGGTTCAGCACCTTCTGGTGCAATTCAAGGCTTCCCATCATTGACGAAGTTGAGATTTCATGATATGCTAGAATGGGTGACATGGGAAGGTTTAAATGCCATGGACATGCCTCGTCTCCAACATCTTATGATTGAGGAATGTCGACAATTGAAAACCATACCTTCACTTCAATACCTTACTTCCCTTGAAAACTTGGAATTTAGCCAATGCCCTGCTCCATTGCCAATGCAACTACTACTTGATTCACTTGGATCATTGATTATCAACGAATGA